CTTACgtttcttcctctcctttttcctctctAATGACTCCAAATCTTCACCACCATCATATAAGGTCGACAGCAGTTGCGACTGTGACACCGGGATTTGATCTTCTGAGCTTGATTTGGTAACGTCAATGCTGCTGTTTGGATGGTCTTCGTTGTTTAATCTGTTCTTTATTTTGTCTACAGTGGCATTTCCGAATAGAAACCCGTTTCCTGCCAAGCTCGTTGGAACGCAGTCATCGTCTCCAGCGGCCTCATCTGTGCTATTCTGTTGAACTTTTTTATAGGTGGTTCTCCTTTTGACTTTAACAGAGTTAAACCGTTCTAGCAGATCATCCATTGTCGACGTCCCTTTGGAGTTGTTCTCTGTAACGAGCTTACTAACTGATAGGTTGTCAATTGTGTAATATTATTGCAGTTTGTTTCTCTGTCAAACTTGTATGtacttgtttttttttacgCGATTTAAAAAGTCATCGGATCGCGACGCGTCAGTTGGTTCCAAAGTGCCAGTGACAGTGCTCtgaaggagaggaagaTAACTGTTGGATGCGATTATTTCTCAGTTGATGGGAGCCCGTGGGTCATACGTGAATTATAAAGGTTAAATAGTTGCGTTGCTTACGCTATGGATTCTCTCATGCCTTTTTATGCTTCTTCGAGCTTTTCGTTTCAGACATATTGCCAGCTTCCTCTACCTCGCCTTCCTCGGTATCTttacttctcttcttctttttctctttcttgtCCGTGGTTCCGTACGCTTTCTCCTTTGGAGCAGTGTAATCCTTTCTTCTCTCCTCATCCTTTACTCTCTGCTTCTCGGCTTGTATTTCCTTCCTCTCctccaacttcttgaattgcttctccttcttgttcaagaaatacTCACCACTCTCAATCTCCAAATCAACCTTTCTAGGCAATTGTGCAGGAGGGAAAGGTGTGTaaaccttcttttctttctttatcttcttTGGCTTCTTACGTGCGAcgtttctcttcttgaacattGGCAAAAATCGAGACCAGTCTTCGTTGGCCAATTCTGGTTTCTTGGCAAGCTCCCTTTTGATCatcaactctttgatgtGGTAGATAGGATGGACATTGTGCATGCAGTCTTCAACGACACGACGAAGCTCCTTCAAACCTTTGTACGGACCCATTGCACTGACTGTGTTCCCCTGCACTAAGATGTAGCATTTGGTCAGCAGTTCCAGAGCCTTCAACGTGTTACCATCGGGCCCGACAAGACGCTGCCTTCTCTTAACAAATCTCTCTTTATTCGTGACAATGTTACCGATCTTGATAACATCACATGCAGTGTCCTCCTGCAAAATCTTAACCGCCTGAGGGAATGGTACTGAACGTGCCAACAACTTGATCAAGTCTCTAGCCTTCAAAATAATCGCAGGATCGTACGTCTTTCTGGTCGTTTTGACGGTCATGGACCCCTCCACTAAGTCAAGAGTGCATGCAATATGATGGGAATCTAGTGCCTTTGTGACATCCTTCCATACAGACTTCAGGTACGTCTCTCTGTACTTTGGGAACAACGTCATGAAGCTGGATTCTTCCGCAAACGGTTGTCCGGACGCGTTATCCTCTGGCTTGAACTCCTCGATGTGCCATTTGTCAATATCATCGGTGTCCCAAGGTTTGTCCTTGTTGTGTGTGGAAACCATACTGTGCTCACACTGGTCTCTATTGGGGCTTTCAAGAgcttttcaaactcaatTGTCACTGTGTTCCATCGAGAGATGAGAAGAgatggaaaattttctttaatttttcaatttttttttagttcatttttgcgatgagcttttTCTTGGTAGCGAGTCTTCACTTTTGTCCCATGGTAGCGATGAGTTGTCGATGAGACTGCTCGTTACGATACCTGTACCAGTTTTTTAGGCAACATCGTAGCGACATGGCGGGTTCTAAAACTGTGCTTGGTAGAAAGAGCAAAAGAAATGACACAAAACGTGTACAGAAACACAAGAAACGGGGGAGTCCCAAGACCATCCCGCTCTCCGAGCGAAAGAGGAATAAACTGCAAgtcgagaaactgaacaggCCAACTAATGGCATGATAGAGGGGAATGCTGTTGATATACGTAACGAGATAGATAAGCACAATCAAGAGGTAGAGGGCCAAAACCGTACCGTTCACCGATCGTTGGATGTCGAGAAGTTAGCACAAGATAAATCTAAGGACCGAATAATTCAAGAACAGGTTGCCaaaaagcaaaaagaaactgatcaaaGCATGCTAGCCCAGATTGAAATGATCTCCGGTTTCTCCTTGTGACACAGAAATGAACAAAAGGCACGAGAGCTTACATTCTTTGGTGAACTCGTCGTCCTGTACAATAATGCATTTTCACTGTGGGGTGGGGGAAAGGTAAAATACCGTCGTTATTTAGTTGGTTTCCTCTGAATTTTTCCAGAGCAGCATGGTACTGATAGATGAACACGTttgtgtatgtatgtatacataatatttttttatacTCATACCTTCACAGTTCTTATCCCTGAAGTAGAGCGGAAAATGGCATCGCCCTCAGAGTACCCTCTCCCGACACCAAACCCAATCCCGAGCCACACGGGGAAGGCACGGCGCCTAAACAGAAGCACCGATGTGacaacaccaacaccaAACCCCATCCCTACCTTCACCAACATGTTAGAAAGAACCACGTCCCATTTGTCATTTAAAAGGGATCTATCTATTTTTGTGGCTAATTGgccgttgttgttttgcGTTGCACCGTCAGTCGCCGTTGTCTCAGACATGGACAAGGAGTATCTGTAAAAGTAATAAAGGCTTGCTTAGGATCCGCCACCTCTCATAGCAAACGTTAACGCAACTGTACACTTGTACTTACGGTCCTTACggttttgaacaaattttGATTTCGGAGCCCGAATTGGTGCGTTCTCCGCTGTGATTGGCTGAGAGAGTGCTCGGCGGGTTCCCAACGAGCAATCACAGTCAGCGACGCCCTAGTTTACCCTCACGCCTAAACGCAAGGGAGTGAGTCCTCTTAACCACGGTGGTCCATACAGTAACCGTTACCATCTACAGGGACGAGATCAGCAGTCTCGTCCCACACCGTATATACAGTGTAGCTGTCGTATCTGTCACTGCGTCTGTTTTTCGGGAAAGTgggaaaagttgaaaaataaaatgaCGAATTCGGGATTTTGATGTAGACAGGCTGTCATGTAGCTGTTTCCTCGCAGGGACCTTCAAGATTTGATGGTCAATTCCGGCAGTTTGTGCAAAGTAACACGCTTTCTGGTAAAGGTATCCCGAAGTAAACTTACTTTGCTGCCCTTTGTAGTGTTGCCCACGGCTCTTTTTGCGACTTCACATTTCTACCAGTCTTCCAGGTCGTATTCTTCAACCAGTAGTGGTCTGTCCAGAATGTCCCCACAGTTAGTGCCACCAGCAGGGGCCCTGCCACGGTGGGAATTTCCCTCTGCCAAAATTGGTGAGGAGGCAACCCGTATTATCGAATCAACAAACAAGTTTTAcgatgaacttgttgaaatTTCCAATCCATCAATTGACAACCTGGTCAAACCGTATATGAACCATGAGAACAGCATTGGTCTCATGGTCAATCAATTATGCTTTTTGCAGCATGTATCTAGTGATAAGGAAATAAGAGAGGCTTCTAATAAGGCTACTGAACTGTtgcaaaattttgaaattgaaacttCTTTGAGACACGATCTGTTTCTGCAATTTGACAAGATCTGGAAAGAATTGAAACCAAGAAAGGAGGAGTTTTCGCACGATGAGGAACAATTTGAAATTTACAAGTTTGTGGAAAAATGCCATAAGGACTTCGTCCGTGCCGGTTTAAATCTGTCCGAGGAGGATAGAAACAAGGTTAAGGATATCAAGATAAAAATTGCCAGCAATTCATTagagttttccaaaaatttggGGGAGCAGAAAGAgtttttgctcttctcgAAAGAGCAATTGGACGGTGTCTCCGATACTGTTATGGAACAGTTTGAGCAAGTCAAAGATGAGACCACAAACGAGACAAATTACAAAGTTACGTTCAAGTACCCTGATATTTTCCCCGTTTTGAAAATGGCCAAGAATGCAGAGACCAGAAAGACTGCCTTCTGCGGCGACCAAAATAAAGTTCCCCAAAATGAAGAATTGTTCGTTGCCACTTTAAAGTTGAGAGATGAACTGGCCACTTTATTGGGCTATGACACCTACGCCAACTACAACTTGGAAATCAAGATGGCCAAGAAGCAGAGCACTGtcttcaaattcttgaacgatttgaaggataagTTGAAACCGTTGGGTGAAAAGGAAATTGGAATCTTGAAGTCTATCAAAGAGGCAGAATGTAAGGAATTGGGCGTACCATTTGATGGACGTTACTATATTTGGGATCATCGTTACTACGATACCAAGTACCTAAAGGATAACTTCAATGTTGACCATGAGGCAATTGCTGAATATTATCCGATCGATTCGACCATCGAGGGGATGTTGAAAATCTATGAAACCGTCTTCAAATTAAAGTTTGTAGAAGAAAAGGACACCGCGAAGAAAAACGTTTGGAACGAAGACGTCAAGCAAATCGCCGTTTGGAAGATGGACAATGTGAAAACTCCGGTCTTTGTTGGGTGGATATACTTCGACTTGCATCCAAGGGATGGAAAATACGGACATGCGGCCAACTTCGGCATTGCGTCCTCTTACATTAGGGAGGATGGCAGCAGATCATACCCTGTAACCGCCTTGGTTTgcaacttttcaaaatcgtCGGCAACAAAACCTTCGCTGCTGAAACATAACGAGATTACCACTTTCTTCCATGAGTTAGGTCATGGTATTCATGACCTTGTTGGGAAGAACAGGGCCGCCAGATTTAATGGGCCTGGAGCTACGCCATGGGATTTCGTGGAGGCTCCATCCCAGATGCTCGAGTTTTACACTTGGGATAAAAATGCGTTGCAGTCCTTGTCGAAACATTATAAGACCGGTGAGCAGATTCCAGAAAAGCTGTTAGATTCGCTGATTGCCACAAAGCATGTCAATGGTGCTCTGTTTGCACTAAGACAACTACACTTCGGATTGTTTGATATGACCGTCCACACAAGCAAAGATGTCGCAAGCCTAGATTTGTTGAAGCTGTGGGGAGACCTGAGACAGGAAATCAGTTTAGTTGAGAATGGTGGTCAGTACACGAAGGGGTACGACTCGTTTGGACATATCATGTCCGATTCCTACTCTGCTGGTTATTACGGGTACATGTGGGCTGAGGTGTTTGCAACCGATATGTACCGTACCAAGTTTGCCCCAAATCCTTTAGATTCGAGTGTAGGTATGAAATACAGGGATATTGTGCTAGCTAACGGAGGACTGTATGAGATTGACGACAATCTGAAGGAATTCTTGGGTAGAGAGCCTTCCAAGGATGCTTTCCTAAAAGAGCTGGGCTTGCAAGCCTAGTGCAGCAAGAATATGCATCCTCCCTCTCTGGTTATCCTAATGATATACAGGAGGACGATATTAAAGATGCTGTTAGTAACCCATTTATTTTTCGTATTGCATTCCTCAGTTGCAtggatatatatatgacTAAAATATATGCATATTAGCTATTTCATTCTCAATATATCGTTGTATAGACACTGACCAACATTCGCAATATAGTGACAACGTTTGACATGGGCcccaaatattttttgaactttttgaatCTCGGTGGGATATTGAAGCAGTCACCAGAGACTATGAAGAGGTATATTAGTAGCTGAGCTAGATCCAGGAATGTATCTATTATCATGAAATGGCATTTCCTAAGGTTAGTGgacaatttgttcaaaaccACGTTATTGACTAGGGAGTcgtccaatttcttctGCCTCAATATCTGTTCAATCTCGAACACCAGTTTGAACCTCGTCTGTACCAGCCTGACAAGTCTCTTTAGGTTTTTCCGTAT
This sequence is a window from Huiozyma naganishii CBS 8797 chromosome 3, complete genome. Protein-coding genes within it:
- the KRR1 gene encoding ribosome biosynthesis protein KRR1 (similar to Saccharomyces cerevisiae KRR1 (YCL059C); ancestral locus Anc_1.6), whose translation is MVSTHNKDKPWDTDDIDKWHIEEFKPEDNASGQPFAEESSFMTLFPKYRETYLKSVWKDVTKALDSHHIACTLDLVEGSMTVKTTRKTYDPAIILKARDLIKLLARSVPFPQAVKILQEDTACDVIKIGNIVTNKERFVKRRQRLVGPDGNTLKALELLTKCYILVQGNTVSAMGPYKGLKELRRVVEDCMHNVHPIYHIKELMIKRELAKKPELANEDWSRFLPMFKKRNVARKKPKKIKKEKKVYTPFPPAQLPRKVDLEIESGEYFLNKKEKQFKKLEERKEIQAEKQRVKDEERRKDYTAPKEKAYGTTDKKEKKKKRSKDTEEGEVEEAGNMSETKSSKKHKKA
- the ADF1 gene encoding Adf1p (similar to Saccharomyces cerevisiae YCL058W-A; ancestral locus Anc_1.7); this encodes MAGSKTVLGRKSKRNDTKRVQKHKKRGSPKTIPLSERKRNKLQVEKLNRPTNGMIEGNAVDIRNEIDKHNQEVEGQNRTVHRSLDVEKLAQDKSKDRIIQEQVAKKQKETDQSMLAQIEMISGFSL
- the MIC10 gene encoding Mic10p (similar to Saccharomyces cerevisiae YCL057C-A; ancestral locus Anc_1.8), encoding MSETTATDGATQNNNGQLATKIDRSLLNDKWDVVLSNMLVKVGMGFGVGVVTSVLLFRRRAFPVWLGIGFGVGRGYSEGDAIFRSTSGIRTVKV
- the PRD1 gene encoding metalloendopeptidase (similar to Saccharomyces cerevisiae PRD1 (YCL057W); ancestral locus Anc_1.9) — protein: MVNSGSLCKVTRFLVKVSRSKLTLLPFVVLPTALFATSHFYQSSRSYSSTSSGLSRMSPQLVPPAGALPRWEFPSAKIGEEATRIIESTNKFYDELVEISNPSIDNLVKPYMNHENSIGLMVNQLCFLQHVSSDKEIREASNKATELLQNFEIETSLRHDLFLQFDKIWKELKPRKEEFSHDEEQFEIYKFVEKCHKDFVRAGLNLSEEDRNKVKDIKIKIASNSLEFSKNLGEQKEFLLFSKEQLDGVSDTVMEQFEQVKDETTNETNYKVTFKYPDIFPVLKMAKNAETRKTAFCGDQNKVPQNEELFVATLKLRDELATLLGYDTYANYNLEIKMAKKQSTVFKFLNDLKDKLKPLGEKEIGILKSIKEAECKELGVPFDGRYYIWDHRYYDTKYLKDNFNVDHEAIAEYYPIDSTIEGMLKIYETVFKLKFVEEKDTAKKNVWNEDVKQIAVWKMDNVKTPVFVGWIYFDLHPRDGKYGHAANFGIASSYIREDGSRSYPVTALVCNFSKSSATKPSLLKHNEITTFFHELGHGIHDLVGKNRAARFNGPGATPWDFVEAPSQMLEFYTWDKNALQSLSKHYKTGEQIPEKLLDSLIATKHVNGALFALRQLHFGLFDMTVHTSKDVASLDLLKLWGDLRQEISLVENGGQYTKGYDSFGHIMSDSYSAGYYGYMWAEVFATDMYRTKFAPNPLDSSVGMKYRDIVLANGGLYEIDDNLKEFLGREPSKDAFLKELGLQA
- the PEX34 gene encoding Pex34p (similar to Saccharomyces cerevisiae YCL056C; ancestral locus Anc_1.10) translates to MKTAASLSWEDVLLGKLESICSIFDNIYLLKSLGIISKENFLYRKLNKGNVGSKVWFLTLILSIRKNLKRLVRLVQTRFKLVFEIEQILRQKKLDDSLVNNVVLNKLSTNLRKCHFMIIDTFLDLAQLLIYLFIVSGDCFNIPPRFKKFKKYLGPMSNVVTILRMLVSVYTTIY